The DNA region TTTTAGGTGCGGTTCAAATCGTTGTTTACTCCGGTGCCGTAATGGCTCTTTATGCTTTTGGTATGATGTTTTTTGATACGACAAGAGATGTAAAAGAGAAGCAGGGTAATAAAGCAATCATTTTAGGACTCAGTATTTTGTCTGCAATCTTGCTTATCGTCATAGTTTCTGCTCCGATAGTCGGCAGTAATATAGAAGCGCTCTATCCTGTCGGAAGTGCGGGTAATGTTCAAGAGGTCGGCAAAGTCCTTTTTACAAAATATCTTGTTCCTTTTGAAGTTGCGGCGGTTATGCTTTTAGTGGCTATGGTAGCCGGAATCGTACTTGCCGGAAAGAAAATGGATCTCTCTCTTACTCTTATGACTGAAGCGGAGATTTTAATGATGAAAGAAGAAGATAAAAATAAAAAGGCACTCTCATGATGGAAATAGGACTAAATCACTATCTTGTGCTCTCAACTATCCTTTTTGCAATAGGTTTAGTCGGGGTTATGAGAAGAAAAAATTTACTTATGCTGTTTTTTGCAACAGAGATACTTTTAAACTCGGTAAATATCTCTTTTGCTGCAATTTCACACTACTACGGTGATTTAACAGGACAGATGTTTGCATTTTTCGTAATAGCGATTGCTGCATCAGAGGTTGCCGTAGGTCTTGGTCTTTTGATTGTTTGGCATAAAAAACATAATAATATCGACCTTGACAATATGTCAACGATGAGAGGTTAAGAGATGGAACTGTTTTTATATACCGCACTTTTTTCACCGCTAGTCGGTTCTTTATTCGCTGCACTATTCGGTGCGTCGCCAAAGACAAAAATAGCAGGAATTGTTCCGAGTGCTTTGCTTGGAGTTTCGTTTTTAAGCAGTCTTGTACTTTTAGTTTTAGTTATGGGTACGGGGCTTACTCTTCATGTTGAGATGATGACATGGATGGCAACCGGAGACTTGTACATTCCTTTTGGTTTTGTCGTAGATCAGGTAAGCGTAACTATGATGATAGTCGTAACGCTTGTTTCAACCGTTGTGCATGTATACGCTATCGGATATATGGATCATGACAAAGGGTTTAACAGATTTTTCTCTTACCTTTCGGCTTTCGTTTTCTCTATGATGATACTTGTTATGAGCGATAACTTTGCAGGTCTTTTCATCGGTTGGGAGGGAGTCGGTCTTTGTTCATGGCTTCTAATCGGCTTCTGGTACCACAAAGAGAGCGCGTCTTGGGCAGCAAACGAAGCGTTTATTATGAACCGTATTGCCGACCTTGGGATGTTAATCGGTATCTTTTTGGTTTACTGGAATACAGGCACGCTTCAATATAAAGAGGCTTTTGCCGTAATGCCGTCTTTGGACAGTGCAATCTTAACTTGGATGGGAATCTTCCTCTTTATCGGTGCAATGGGTAAATCGGCTCAGTTTCCGCTTCATACTTGGCTTGCAGATGCGATGGAGGGACCGACTCCGGTTTCAGCTCTGATTCACGCTGCAACAATGGTTACTGCCGGTGTTTATCTTGTTGTTCGTGCAAATCCGCTTTATAATTTAATTCCAGAAGTCGGACTTTTCATAGCCTCTTTAGGTGCATTTGTAGCACTTTTTGCCGCTTCAATGGCACTTGTAAACCGTGATATGAAGAGAGTCATCGCTTACTCTACACTCTCTCAGCTCGGATATATGTTTGCCGCTGCAGGTTTGGGTGCATACTGGGTGGCACTTTTCCATCTTATGGCTCACGCATTCTTTAAAGCGCTTCTTTTCTTGGGTGCCGGAAATGTTATGCACGCTATGCACGATGAGTTGGATCCGTTTAAAATGGGAGGTCTAAGCAAGGTTATGAAGGGTACCTTTTTGATGATGACTATCGCTTCCGTTGCACTTGCGGGTATCTTTCCACTTGCGGGATTCTTCTCAAAAGATTTAATCTTAGAGGTTGCGTTTGTCGAACATCACTATATTATCTATTCAGTATTGCTATTTACTGCCGCTTTAACGGCGTTTTACTCATTTAGACTTGTTGCACTCATCTTCCACGGAGAAGAGAGATACAAACTTTTCGGTATCCATCCTCACGAAGCATACAAATTTATGCTTGTTGCTATGAGTCCGCTTCTTATTTTGGCAATCATAGCCGGTGCATTTAAGATGAGTTACTTTGAAATGGTTTCAAAGCTTTTACCGGCTACAGAGTACCATGTTCACTCGGCTGCAACTTACTGGATAATGACAATCGGAACGCAGCTTTTAGTTATTTTGGCGATTGCTTATGCGTATAAAAAATATACAAGCAGAGATATTACCGTGCCTGACGGAACTTCAAAAATGGAAAATAGTTTTGCATATAAACTGCTTATCAACCAATACTATATTCCATATTTTTACCAAGAGTATATCGTTAAAGCATATAGAGAACTCTCAGAGGTTTTCTGGACAAAAATTGATCAAAAAGTTGTCGATGCTACGGTCGACGGCATTGCAAATGTGTTCTATCAAACGGGTGAGAGAACAAGAGTTATGCAGAGCGGTAATCTATCGACTATGCTTAAGTGGATGGTAGCAGGAACTGTTGCCTTATTATCGTTAGCCGTTGCTTTTGGACTTGCGGCTAGATATTCTGCAGAGATTAAAACATTTCTCTCAGGTTTAGGAGTTTAATAGATGTTAGACCATATTTTATCGATTTTAATTTTCTTTCCTGCTCTTGCCGCGATGCTCGGGTTTGTGGTTCATAAAGACAGCATGCGCTCTTACGGCGTAGCGGTTGCGACGATTGAGTTTGCACTCTCTTTATGGCTTTGGTTTGCATTTGACTCAACCATATCGGGAATGCAGTTTATGGAGCAAATCGCGCTTGTTCCGACATTTGGTATAAACTACATAGTCGGTGTTGACGGAATTTCGCTATTTATCATTATCTTGGCATCATTTTTTACTATGATAGGTATTGCATCACTCGGTGAGACCAAAGATGTAAAAAATATGATTATTACGCTTCTGTTTTTGCAGATGACTATGGCGGGTGTGTTCGCCGCGCTTGATGCTATCGTGTTTTATCTATTTTGGGAACTCTCGCTTGTACCGATGTTATATATCATCGGCGCATGGGGCGGACCGCTTAGAATCTATGCATCCGTAAAGTTTTTCTTGTACACATTTGCAGGTTCGCTTGTTATGCTTGTCGGTATGCTGTTTATGGCGTATTTCTACTTTCAAGCGACGGGACAATGGAGTTTTGCGATTCTTGACTGGTACCGTTTGATTTTGCCGGAATCATTTCAGCTTTGGTTATTTGTAGCATTTTTTCTCGGTTTTGCTATCAAAGTTCCGATGTTTCCGTTTCATACATGGTTGCCATACGCTCACGGTCAAGCGCCGACTATCGGTTCGGTAATACTTGCGGCAATTTTACTAAAAATGGGTACTTATGCGTTTATCCGTTTTTCATTGCCTCTGTTCCCTGACGCGTCAGTTTACTTTATGTACCCGATAGCGGTTTTGGCAATTATTATGATTATCTATACTGCAATGGTCGCATATGCTCAAAAAGATGTTAAGCAGGTTGTTGCTTACTCTTCCGTTTCACATATGGGTGTTATTATTCTGGGTACTTTTGCTTTAAATGTTGAGGGTATTTCGGGTTCAATTTTCCTTATGATAGCTCACGGTGTAGTCTCAGGCGCACTCTTCTTCCTAGTCGGTGTGATTTATGACAGAAGACATACTAAGTATATGAGTGAATTCGGAGGTCTTGCGCATGTTATGCCGAGATATGCAACGATATTCGGGTTAATGATGATGGCTTCCGTGGGATTGCCTTTGACTATCAACTTCGTAGGTGAGTTTTTAAGTTTATTAGGGTTTTATAAACAGTCGCATGTCTTAACGCTTTTAGCGGGAACTGCTATCATTGTTGGCGCAATTTATATGTTATCGGCATATAAAAAGATGTTCTTTGGCGTAATCACGAAAGATGAAAACAGAAATCTTCCCGATGTAAATAAAAGAGAACTTCTTGCTCTTATTCCATTGGCGATTATAACTGTTTGGTTGGGTATATATCCTAAACCGGTTTTAGGAACGATTGACACAAGCGTAGAGGCAGTTGTTTCGTTAATGCATGAAAAAGCTATATCAAAAGAAGCAAAATCTAGAATTCATAATATTGCTAACGAGACAGATATGACTAAAAATTCAGTAGAGGAGGCACACTAATGTTATCATCTGTAAATGTTTCAATCGAGTCGTTAAATTTAATGACTCTGGTGCCAATGTTAATTCCAATTATCGGCGCTTTATTAATTTTAGTTATTGACCTGTTTAAAAGCGAACAAGACAGGTCTTTATATGTAATGTTAAGCCTTCTTGTTTTAGGGGTTGACTTTGCTTCTTTGATGGATTCAGCGGGTGTGTTTTCTAAAAACGGTACGGTTATGGGCGTTTTTGATGTAATGCTTATAGACGGTTTGGCTATTTTATCGCAATTTATAATTGTCGGTGCATCTATGCTGTTCATTCCGCTTGCACTTACTCATAAAAGGTTCCATGAGTTCTCATATCCTGAGTTCTTTGCGCTCTTTTTGTTTATGATTGGCGGTTTCCAGTTTATGGTAGCAACCGACAATCTTATATTGGTTTTTGTAGGACTTGAAACAGCTTCGTTAGCGCTCTATACAATTATAGCTATGCATAACCGCGACAAATCGTTTGAAGCTGCCGTAAAGTATTTTACGATGGGTGCATTGGCTGCAGGATTCTTTAGTTTCGGTTCTATGGTATTTTATGCGCTTACAGGCTCGGTTGAGATAAGCCAAATAGCTGCGGTGCTCTCTGCTAACAATTATGCAGATATAGGTTTTGTACTTATCGGCGTAGTATTTTTACTTGCATCGTTTGGTTTTAAACTCTCTATGGTTCCTTTTCATACATGGACGCCGGATGTTTACGAGGGCTCATCGGCTGCATTGGCAGGTTATATGTCGATTGTTCCAAAAATTGCTGCATTCGTCGTAGCTATGAGATTTTTTGAATTTTTAATTCATAGCGGCGTTGTTTGGCTAGAAGTCATCTTATATATGGGCGTAGTTCTTACTATGACAATGGCAAATATTTGGGCATTGGTTCAAACAGATGTAAAAAGAATGTTAGCTTATAGTTCTATTTCTCATGCCGGTTTTGTTATGGCGGCAATATTGATAGGTACGACACAATCAAACAGTGCGCTATTTTTGTACTGGGTACTTTTTAGTTTTACAAACTTGGGATCATTTTCCATGCTATGGATAAGCCGACAAAAAAACCTTCCTGCTCATCAGCAGTCGGATCATAGTTACAATAAATTTGCAGGAATGATTAAAACGGCTCCGGTTGCTGCATCAATTATGGCTCTTTTTATGCTAAGCTTGGCAGGTCTTCCTCCGTTTGGGTTATTTTGGGGTAAAATGTATATGATAAGTTCGGCAGTTACCGGCGGATATACCGCTTTAGCGCTTATTATGGCTCTAAACTCAGCAATTGCGGGTTATTACTATCTAAAACTTATAGTTTATATGTTTATGAAAGACCCTATTGTTGAAGACGGCGGTCATATTTATAGCGCGAATGCAACGCTTCCTCTAAAAACAATTATCGGTATCGCTGCTATAGGAACTATTTTTGCTTTTTTAGCTATTAATAAACTTTTAGAGTTTGTTACGGCATTTGTATACAATAGCGGATACTAATTAAAATAGATTCTTATATAAAGGTAGGGGAGAGCGTTTGTTTAAAATAATACTCCTTGCCTTTTTGTCAATAAATATTTTTGCCCTTGAGATCTCTCTTCAAGGCGCAAAAGAGAAACATCAAGATTACTCAACGCTTCACTTAAAAGATAAAGATAAATTTTTATGTCAAGAGATAAAAGACGATTTTGGCGTTGTTGTTAAGATAGTTTGTGCATTTACAAAATCCCCGACGCAAAAAATACAAAAAATACAAAATAGTTTTTTCGAAATAGATACGGAGTCAAAGAAAAAAACATTCTTTTTGGTTATCAAGCCTTATCAAAAAATGAAGCTCTTACCGATGGTTTTTAATTTAACAAAAGATGATACGACTTTTAGTTCTAATGTAGAGCTATCAAACCATTGGATGATTGTAGGTTATAAAGAAGTTATTCCATATATGGATAAACGCACAGATTCCGATGTTTCTATCAATTTTCCGGTTACGGCTTCCGAAGATAAACTCCCGTATGTCGGCAGTCTTGATATAAACGGTAATCCTGTATATGTAAAAAGGGTAGGAGATGTTACTGATTATATAAAAATTAAAAAGTACTATAAAGAAAAAAATTATGAGCACACTTTAGGGTTAATTAATGATATTATGAAAGAGTATCCAAATTCGCTATTTAAAGCTGAGCTACTTTTTTATAAAATCAGAGTTTACTCAAAACTTGGCGAGAATGAAAAGCTTATAGAGGTTGCAAAAGATTATCTTAGAGATTATTCTTCCGATGAGAATGTTCCTGAGGTCTTATCTCTCATAGCAAGATCATGTGATAAAGCCGGTATGAATAGCGATGCAGATTATTTTTACGATAGGCTATTTAGTGAACACTCAGATTCTGTCTATGCCAAATGGGGATACATCTATATGGCTCAAGCTTTAGAAATATCCGGAAATTCAGCAAAGGCTAGAGCGTTATACGAAAAAGTGCTTAAAGAAACTGACAATATAGATGTTGCATTAGAAGCCTCATATAAATTGGCGCAAAATAATTTAGCAAGCTCAAATTTTAAAGAGGCCGCAGAGCATATACAAAAAATTATAAAAGCCAGACCTGAATTTTTTTCAAACGAAAATACGGACAGATCAATGGGTATGATGTATGAGTTCATAGATAATTCTGATTATATTTCCGGTACTACTATAGCTAAAGCAGTATTTGAGCATATGGAGCCGGATGACGATAGGTATGAAAAACTATCAAAAAATATCGGCATCTGGCTAAGTAAAACAGAGCAAAAAAAAGAGGCTTTAGCGGCTTTAAATGTATATCTTGAGAAGTTTAGCGAGGGCTCTTTCGTAAAAGAGGTGCAAGTTGCAAAAGATGCCCTCTTCTTTGATGTAAACGATGAAAACGCCTCTGCTAAACTTACCGCTTTTGATAAGTTGATGCAGGAGTACGGCGGAGACAGTATCGGGAATAAAGCTATATATGAAAAGGCTAAACTCTTAATGGCGGAGGGCAAGTTCAAAGCAGCACTCGATATGGAAAAACAGCTTCTTACATTGGATACGCAGGAGTATCAAGATATTCCTAACCTCATTACCGATGCTGCAATAGGAACTATGAAGCAAGCACTCAAAGATAAAGAGTGCAACAGTGTACTTGTCATCTCATCACAACATAAAATAGAGTTATCAAACGAATGGGATGACGGAATCTATGAGTGTGCCATGAAAGGAGCCGATTTTATATTGGCTAAAAAAATGGCAGATAGAAACTTAAAATCAAAAGATATACAACAGAGAAAAAAATGGCTCTACAGATATATAAAAGTTGATTTTGCCACAGGAAACTACAGTAATGTTATCGAGGCATCCAAAGAGCTTATTACGCTTATAGGAAATGACCAAAATTCAGAGTACAAAGATGTGCACAGATATATTTTTGACACCTATCATAGACTAGAAGATGCAAACAAGATGATAGAGGCTATAACTAATCTTGTAAAAGTGTATAAAGACGACTATCTTGATATAGATAGATATGTGGCTATTATGGTAGTAGGAAGCAATAAAAAAGATAATAATTTAGTCATCGAGTATGGTGAAAAGATTATGAAAAT from Sulfurimonas sp. includes:
- a CDS encoding NADH-quinone oxidoreductase subunit M, with translation MLDHILSILIFFPALAAMLGFVVHKDSMRSYGVAVATIEFALSLWLWFAFDSTISGMQFMEQIALVPTFGINYIVGVDGISLFIIILASFFTMIGIASLGETKDVKNMIITLLFLQMTMAGVFAALDAIVFYLFWELSLVPMLYIIGAWGGPLRIYASVKFFLYTFAGSLVMLVGMLFMAYFYFQATGQWSFAILDWYRLILPESFQLWLFVAFFLGFAIKVPMFPFHTWLPYAHGQAPTIGSVILAAILLKMGTYAFIRFSLPLFPDASVYFMYPIAVLAIIMIIYTAMVAYAQKDVKQVVAYSSVSHMGVIILGTFALNVEGISGSIFLMIAHGVVSGALFFLVGVIYDRRHTKYMSEFGGLAHVMPRYATIFGLMMMASVGLPLTINFVGEFLSLLGFYKQSHVLTLLAGTAIIVGAIYMLSAYKKMFFGVITKDENRNLPDVNKRELLALIPLAIITVWLGIYPKPVLGTIDTSVEAVVSLMHEKAISKEAKSRIHNIANETDMTKNSVEEAH
- the nuoN gene encoding NADH-quinone oxidoreductase subunit NuoN — its product is MLSSVNVSIESLNLMTLVPMLIPIIGALLILVIDLFKSEQDRSLYVMLSLLVLGVDFASLMDSAGVFSKNGTVMGVFDVMLIDGLAILSQFIIVGASMLFIPLALTHKRFHEFSYPEFFALFLFMIGGFQFMVATDNLILVFVGLETASLALYTIIAMHNRDKSFEAAVKYFTMGALAAGFFSFGSMVFYALTGSVEISQIAAVLSANNYADIGFVLIGVVFLLASFGFKLSMVPFHTWTPDVYEGSSAALAGYMSIVPKIAAFVVAMRFFEFLIHSGVVWLEVILYMGVVLTMTMANIWALVQTDVKRMLAYSSISHAGFVMAAILIGTTQSNSALFLYWVLFSFTNLGSFSMLWISRQKNLPAHQQSDHSYNKFAGMIKTAPVAASIMALFMLSLAGLPPFGLFWGKMYMISSAVTGGYTALALIMALNSAIAGYYYLKLIVYMFMKDPIVEDGGHIYSANATLPLKTIIGIAAIGTIFAFLAINKLLEFVTAFVYNSGY
- a CDS encoding lipopolysaccharide assembly protein LapB, with the translated sequence MFKIILLAFLSINIFALEISLQGAKEKHQDYSTLHLKDKDKFLCQEIKDDFGVVVKIVCAFTKSPTQKIQKIQNSFFEIDTESKKKTFFLVIKPYQKMKLLPMVFNLTKDDTTFSSNVELSNHWMIVGYKEVIPYMDKRTDSDVSINFPVTASEDKLPYVGSLDINGNPVYVKRVGDVTDYIKIKKYYKEKNYEHTLGLINDIMKEYPNSLFKAELLFYKIRVYSKLGENEKLIEVAKDYLRDYSSDENVPEVLSLIARSCDKAGMNSDADYFYDRLFSEHSDSVYAKWGYIYMAQALEISGNSAKARALYEKVLKETDNIDVALEASYKLAQNNLASSNFKEAAEHIQKIIKARPEFFSNENTDRSMGMMYEFIDNSDYISGTTIAKAVFEHMEPDDDRYEKLSKNIGIWLSKTEQKKEALAALNVYLEKFSEGSFVKEVQVAKDALFFDVNDENASAKLTAFDKLMQEYGGDSIGNKAIYEKAKLLMAEGKFKAALDMEKQLLTLDTQEYQDIPNLITDAAIGTMKQALKDKECNSVLVISSQHKIELSNEWDDGIYECAMKGADFILAKKMADRNLKSKDIQQRKKWLYRYIKVDFATGNYSNVIEASKELITLIGNDQNSEYKDVHRYIFDTYHRLEDANKMIEAITNLVKVYKDDYLDIDRYVAIMVVGSNKKDNNLVIEYGEKIMKIQKISASHAQSPFVEFALYQAYLDRENYNKAHEVIKSLDILELNKNDRSRQKYLLGNILTKLWKDKDAQKAYQEAIDADKNSAWAGLAKSAKEL
- a CDS encoding NADH-quinone oxidoreductase subunit J; this translates as MFEAVAFYLFAFLTITMFYIAVTTSQALYALSSLAAGMIFISAFFFILGADFLGAVQIVVYSGAVMALYAFGMMFFDTTRDVKEKQGNKAIILGLSILSAILLIVIVSAPIVGSNIEALYPVGSAGNVQEVGKVLFTKYLVPFEVAAVMLLVAMVAGIVLAGKKMDLSLTLMTEAEILMMKEEDKNKKALS
- the nuoK gene encoding NADH-quinone oxidoreductase subunit NuoK; protein product: MMEIGLNHYLVLSTILFAIGLVGVMRRKNLLMLFFATEILLNSVNISFAAISHYYGDLTGQMFAFFVIAIAASEVAVGLGLLIVWHKKHNNIDLDNMSTMRG
- the nuoL gene encoding NADH-quinone oxidoreductase subunit L, with amino-acid sequence MELFLYTALFSPLVGSLFAALFGASPKTKIAGIVPSALLGVSFLSSLVLLVLVMGTGLTLHVEMMTWMATGDLYIPFGFVVDQVSVTMMIVVTLVSTVVHVYAIGYMDHDKGFNRFFSYLSAFVFSMMILVMSDNFAGLFIGWEGVGLCSWLLIGFWYHKESASWAANEAFIMNRIADLGMLIGIFLVYWNTGTLQYKEAFAVMPSLDSAILTWMGIFLFIGAMGKSAQFPLHTWLADAMEGPTPVSALIHAATMVTAGVYLVVRANPLYNLIPEVGLFIASLGAFVALFAASMALVNRDMKRVIAYSTLSQLGYMFAAAGLGAYWVALFHLMAHAFFKALLFLGAGNVMHAMHDELDPFKMGGLSKVMKGTFLMMTIASVALAGIFPLAGFFSKDLILEVAFVEHHYIIYSVLLFTAALTAFYSFRLVALIFHGEERYKLFGIHPHEAYKFMLVAMSPLLILAIIAGAFKMSYFEMVSKLLPATEYHVHSAATYWIMTIGTQLLVILAIAYAYKKYTSRDITVPDGTSKMENSFAYKLLINQYYIPYFYQEYIVKAYRELSEVFWTKIDQKVVDATVDGIANVFYQTGERTRVMQSGNLSTMLKWMVAGTVALLSLAVAFGLAARYSAEIKTFLSGLGV